From the genome of Suricata suricatta isolate VVHF042 chromosome 3, meerkat_22Aug2017_6uvM2_HiC, whole genome shotgun sequence, one region includes:
- the INHA gene encoding inhibin alpha chain, producing the protein MVPQPPLLLLLLLSLKSGHGCSGPELDRELVLAKVRALFLDALGPPAVTEESEDPGVRRLPRRHAQGGFMRRGSQPREDEDVSQAILFPTTGASCEVEPAARELTQEAKEGLFTYVFQPSKHMRSRQVTSAHLWFHTGLDRQGRAASNSSGPQLSLLALSSGVPLTVPVSLGQAPSRWAVLHLATSALPLLTNPVLVLQVHCPLCSCSARPEATPFLVAHTRARPQGGGERARRSTPPLPWPWSPAALRLLQRSPEEPAAHADCHRASLNISFQELGWDRWIVHPPSFIFHYCHGGCGLTTPPDLPLPVLGAPPTPARPPSLVPGAQPCCAALPGTMRPLRVRTTSDGGYSFKYETVPNLLTQHCACI; encoded by the exons ATGGTGCCCCAGCCGCCACTCCTGCTCCTCTTACTGCTGTCCCTGAAGAGTGGGCATGGCTGCTCCGGGCCAGAGCTGGACCGGGAACTTGTCCTGGCCAAAGTGAGGGCCCTGTTCTTGGATGCTTTGGGGCCTCCGGCAGTGACCGAGGAAAGTGAGGACCCTGGAGTCAGGCGTCTGCCCCGAAGACATGCCCAGGGGGGCTTCATGCGCAGGGGCTCTCAGCCCAGGGAGGACGAGGATGTCTCCCAGGCCATCCTTTTCCCGACTACAG GTGCCAGCTGTGAGGTGGAGCCGGCTGCCAGGGAGCTGACTCAGGAGGCCAAGGAGGGCCTCTTCACCTACGTGTTCCAGCCGTCCAAGCACATGCGTAGCCGCCAGGTGACGTCGGCTCACCTGTGGTTCCACACGGGGCTGGACAGGCAGGGCAGAGCAGCCTCCAACAGCTCTGGACCCCAGCTGAGCCTGCTGGCGCTGTCATCGGGGGTCCCCCTGACCGTGCCCGTGTCGCTGGGCCAGGCGCCCTCTCGCTGGGCCGTGCTGCACCTGGCCACGTCGGCCCTCCCTCTGCTGACCAACCCAGTCCTGGTGCTGCAGGTGCATtgtcctctctgctcctgctcagcCCGGCCTGAGGCCACACCCTTCCTGGTGGCCCACACTCGGGCCAGGCCGCAGGGCGGAGGGGAGAGAGCCCGCCGCTCCACTCCCCCGCTGCCCTGGCCTTGGTCTCCAGCGGCGCTGCGCCTGCTCCAGAGGTCTCCAGAGGAACCCGCTGCCCATGCTGACTGTCACCGAGCGTCCCTCAACATCTCCTTCCAGGAGCTGGGCTGGGACCGGTGGATAGTGCATCCTCCCAGCTTCATCTTCCACTATTGTCACGGGGGCTGTGGGCTGACGACCCCACCAGACCTGCCCCTGCCGGTCCTGGGGGCTCCTCCGACCCCTGCCCGGCCCCCTTCTTTGGTGCCAGGGGCCCAACCCTGCTGTGCTGCCCTCCCTGGGACCATGAGGCCCCTACGTGTCCGCACCACCTCAGATGGTGGTTACTCTTTTAAGTATGAGACCGTGCCCAACCTTCTTACGCAGCACTGTGCTTGCATCTGA
- the OBSL1 gene encoding obscurin-like protein 1 isoform X6 — translation MKAGSGDQGSPPCFLRFPRPVRVVSGGEAELKCVVLGEPPPIVVWEKGGQQLAASERLSFPVDGAEHGLLLSGALPTDAGVYVCRARNAAGEAYAAAAVTVLEPQASEPDPQPAERPLPPPGAGEGAPVFLAGPRSQWVLRGEQVVLTCQVGGLPAPELYWEKDGMALDEVWDSGHFVLEPGHAEGGPGASLALRILAARLPDSGVYVCHARNAHGHAQAGALLQVHQPPESPPEDPDEAPKPVVEPLKCAPKTFWVNEGKHAKFRCYVMGKPEPEIEWHWEGRPLLSDRRRLMYRDRDGGFVLKVLYCQAKDRGLYVCAARNSAGQTLSAVQLHVKEPRLRFTRPLQDVEGREHGIAVLECKVPNSRIPTAWFREDQRLLPCRKYEQIEEGAVRRLIIHRLKADDDGVYLCEMRGRVRTVANVTVKGPILKRLPRKLDVLEGENAVLLVETQEAGVEGRWSRDGEDLPTICQSSSGHMHALVLPGVTREDAGEVTFSLGNSRTTTLLRVKCVKHSPPGPPMLAEMFKGQKNTVLLTWKPPEPVPETPFIYRLERQEVGSEDWIQCFSIEKAGAVEVPGDCVPSEGDYRFRICTVSEHGRSSHVVFHGAAHLVPTARLVAGLEDVQVYDGEDAVFSLDLSTIIQGTWFLNGEELKSNEPEGQVEPGALRYRIEQKGPQHRLLLQAVRHQHSGALVGFSCPGVQDSAALTIQESPVHILSPQGKESLTFTTSERVMLTCELSRVDFPACWYKDGQEVEESESLLVKMDGRKHRLILPAAKVQDSGEFECRTEGVSAFFSVTVRDPPVHILDPQEHVFVHAITSECVMLSCEVDREDAPVCWYKDGQEVEESDFVVLEKEGPHHRLVLPAAQPPDGGEFQFVAGDERAYFTVTITDVSSWIVYPSGKVYVAAVRLERVVLTCELCRPWAEVRWTKDGDEVVESPALLLQKEDTIRRLVLPAVQLEDSGEYLCEIDDESASFTVTVTESYQSQDSSHNNPELCVLLKKPKTRRLWSRFPTWRRTAGAE, via the exons ATGAAGGCGGGCTCGGGGGATCAGGGGAGCCCCCCGTGCTTCCTGCGCTTCCCGCGGCCCGTGCGGGTGGTAAGTGGCGGCGAGGCCGAGCTCAAGTGCGTGGTCCTGGGGGAGCCGCCGCCCATCGTCGTGTGGGAGAAGGGCGGCCAGCAGCTGGCGGCCTCCGAGCGCCTGAGCTTCCCGGTGGACGGCGCCGAGCACGGCCTGCTGCTGAGCGGCGCGCTGCCCACCGACGCGGGGGTCTACGTGTGCCGCGCGCGCAACGCGGCGGGAGAGGCCTACGCGGCGGCCGCCGTCACCGTGCTAGAGCCGCAGGCCTCTGAGCCCGATCCCCAGCCCGCCGAGCGCCCGCTGCCTCCTCCCGGGGCCGGGGAGGGCGCCCCGGTGTTCCTAGCGGGGCCCCGGTCCCAGTGGGTGCTGCGGGGGGAGCAGGTGGTGCTGACATGCCAGGTGGGGGGACTCCCCGCGCCCGAGCTCTACTGGGAGAAGGACGGGATGGCCCTGGACGAAGTGTGGGACAGTGGCCACTTCGTGCTCGAGCCCGGCCATGCCGAGGGAGGCCCCGGCGCGAGCCTCGCGCTGCGCATCCTGGCGGCGCGGCTGCCGGACTCGGGTGTCTACGTGTGCCACGCCCGCAACGCGCACGGCCACGCGCAGGCCGGCGCGTTGCTGCAGGTGCACCAGCCACCCGAGAGCCCGCCCGAGGACCCCGATGAGGCCCCCAAGCCCGTGGTGGAGCCGCTCAAGTGCGCGCCCAAGACCTTCTGGGTGAACGAAGGCAAGCACGCCAAGTTCCGCTGCTACGTGATGGGCAAGCCCGAGCCCGAGATCGAATGGCACTGGGAGGGTCGCCCGCTGCTCTCCGACCGCCGCCGCCTCATGTACCGCGACCGCGACGGCGGCTTCGTGCTCAAGGTGCTCTACTGCCAGGCCAAGGACCGCGGGCTCTACGTGTGCGCGGCGCGCAACTCTGCGGGCCAGACTCTCAGCGCGGTGCAGCTGCACGTCAAAG AGCCCCGCCTGCGCTTCACCAGGCCCCTGCAGGACGTGGAGGGCCGGGAGCATGGGATCGCCGTGCTGGAGTGTAAAGTGCCCAACTCCCGCATCCCCACGGCCTGGTTCCGGGAGGACCAGCGCCTGCTGCCCTGCCGCAAGTATGAACAGATCGAGGAGGGCGCTGTCCGGCGCCTCATCATCCACAGGCTGAAGGCAGATGACGATGGCGTCTACCTGTGCGAGATGCGGGGCCGGGTGCGCACGGTGGCCAACGTGACAGTCAAAG GGCCCATCCTGAAGCGGCTGCCCCGGAAGCTCGACGTCCTGGAGGGGGAGAACGCAGTGCTGCTGGTGGAGACCCAAGAAGCCGGGGTCGAGGGGCGCTGGAGCCGTGATGGGGAGGACCTGCCGACCATCTGTCAGAGCAGCTCTGGCCACATGCACGCCCTGGTCCTCCCAGGGGTCACCCGAGAAGATGCCGGCGAGGTCACCTTTAGCCTGGGCAACTCGCGCACCACCACTCTGCTCAGAGTCAAAT GCGTCAAGCACAGCCCCCCAGGACCCCCCATGTTGGCAGAGATGTTCAAGGGCCAGAAGAACACCGTCCTGCTGACCTGGAAGCCTCCCGAGCCGGTCCCTGAGACGCCCTTCATCTACCGGCTGGAGCGGCAGGAGGTGGGCTCCGAAGACTGGATCCAGTGCTTCAGCATCGAGAAGGCTGGAGCCGTGGAGGTCCCGGGGGACTGCGTGCCCTCCGAGGGCGACTACCGCTTCCGCATCTGCACGGTCAGCGAGCACGGCCGCAGTTCCCACGTCGTGTTTCACGGAGCTGCCCACCTCG TGCCCACAGCTCGCCTGGTGGCAGGTCTGGAGGATGTGCAGGTATACGACGGGGAAGATGCGGTCTTCTCCCTGGATCTTTCCACCATCATCCAGGGCACCTGGTTCCTTAACGGGGAAGAGCTCAAGAGTAATGAGCCGGAGGGCCAGGTGGAGCCTGGGGCCTTGCGCTACCGTATAGAGCAGAAAGGCCCGCAGCACAGACTCCTCCTGCAAGCCGTCAGACACCAGCACAGCGGGGCCCTGGTTGGCTTCAGCTGCCCCGGCGTTCAGGACTCGGCCGCCCTCACCATCCAAG AGAGCCCGGTGCACATTCTGAGCCCCCAGGGCAAGGAATCGTTGACCTTCACGACCTCAGAGCGGGTGATGCTGACCTGTGAGCTCTCTCGGGTGGACTTCCCGGCGTGCTGGTACAAGGATGGGCAGGAGGTAGAGGAGAGCGAGTCGCTGCTGGTGAAGATGGATGGGCGCAAACACCGCCTAATCCTGCCGGCTGCCAAAGTCCAAGACAGCGGCGAGTTTGAGTGCAGAACGGAAGGTGTCTCAGCCTTCTTCAGCGTCACCGTCCGAG ACCCTCCGGTGCACATCCTGGACCCCCAGGAGCACGTGTTTGTGCATGCCATTACCTCCGAGTGTGTCATGCTGAGCTGTGAGGTGGACCGCGAGGATGCGCCTGTGTGCTGGTACAAGGATgggcaggaggtggaggagagtgACTTCGTGGTGCTGGAGAAGGAAGGGCCCCACCACCGGCTGGTGCTGCCTGCTGCCCAGCCCCCTGATGGGGGCGAGTTTCAGTTCGTTGCTGGAGATGAGCGTGCCTACTTCACCGTCACCATCACAG ATGTCTCCTCTTGGATCGTGTACCCCAGCGGCAAGGTGTACGTGGCAGCCGTCCGCTTGGAGCGTGTGGTGCTGACCTGTGAGCTGTGCCGGCCATGGGCCGAGGTGCGCTGGACCAAGGACGGTGACGAGGTGGTGGAGAGCCCCGCATTGCTCTTGCAGAAGGAAGACACCATCCGCCGCCTGGTCTTGCCCGCTGTCCAGCTCGAGGACTCCGGCGAGTACTTGTGTGAAATTGACGACGAGTCAGCCTCCTTCACTGTCACTGTCACAG AGTCTTACCAAAGTCAGGACAGTTCACATAACAATCCGGAGTTATGCGTCCTCTTGAAAAAGCCGAAGACCCGGCGGCTCTGGTCCCGATTCCCCACATGGCGACGAACAGCTGGTGCTGAGTAG